Part of the Lotus japonicus ecotype B-129 chromosome 6, LjGifu_v1.2 genome, aattctaacaacGTTGATCCAAACAGACACTAAATGATGCTAACATTGCTACCCTGAATGATCTTTCTTgcatgaatttttattttttctgataCTTTGGTAGGATGTCATACCTCTATGGAAAGAAGTTGAGTACTACAAGGACTACCGACAGAAATTGGTAGCATATCTTGGTGATGAGAAGGCTAATGAAATAGTAAAGGAGGCTTTGTATTTGGTCAGCATAGGAACAAATGATTTTCTTGAGAACTATTACACATTCCCAGAAAGAAGGTGCCAATTCCCTTCTGTTCAGCAGTATGAGGATTTTCTCATTGGACTTGCTGAAAActtcatcaagcaaatttatGAGCTTGGAGCAAGAAAAATTTCTCTTACAGGGTGTCCACCCATGGGGTGTCTGCCATTGGAGAGGGCCGTCAACATTTTGGACCACCATGGTTGTTCGGAAGAATACAACAATGTGGCTTTGGAATTCAATGGAAAGTTGGGATTGTTAGTGAAAAAGATGAACAAGGAGCTTCCAGGGCTTCAATTAGTAGATGCAAATGCATATGATATGCTGCTGCAAATTGTTACACAGCCTTCTTATTTtggtaagttttttttattgattgtgCTTAACTGTTTTTATAGGTATATCTGCTTTGTTACTCAAATAATTTCCTTTCCATTTGGATGAGAAATTTATTTATAACTTCTAGTTTTAGCAAAACTTTGTAAAGCAAAACTACTTAAGCTCTGTTTTTTTAAACGTGCACATTTCGAAGCATAAATGCCAACCGAACTAAAAAGGCGGATTGAACATGTGCTTTTACTTTTTTCAACTTTGTACAAAATTTAGTGTTGTAAGCTAATTATAACTTTCACCTTAAActttaattaaaacaagaatatatttgttgatgtggcGGAATTTAATTGGGTGACTGTGTAAACAAACTGACGGTGCACATACATTAAattctttttaaaatattaaataattcacTTCTAAAGTAATTAGTTCTACATAAAATGTAAGCTCGCTTGCTCTAACTTCTAGATCAAGGAGTGTTAGCAACCCTCAATTTCTAAAATTCTATTGGTCGAAATTTATGCAAGTCTTATATTTTCATTAGGCTCCacttaaattttaatcaatcaATGAAAAAGTATCTAAAGAATATGTCACCAAGATTTATAGACCACAcacaaaattactaaaacaaAAGCTAAGAAAATCCACttatcaccaccaccaacaacagATAAACACTCTAAAGAGTTCCAAACACAAAATGCAGCAAACTTCCATGCTTTTGATTTCAACTTCCACATGTTATTAGTTTGGTTAGATTTACTGCAGCACTGTGATAAAGTTACTTCCATGCTTTTAATTTCAACTTCCACACATTTTTGAATTAGCAGGTTTTGAAGTTGCTGGAGTGGGATGCTGTGGAACAGGAAGATTTGAGATGGGTTACATGTGCGACCCAAAAAGCCCATTTACATGCACAGATGcaaataaatatgtattttggGATGCTTTCCACCCCTCACAAAAAACAAGTCAGATAGTCTCAAATTATTTGATAGAAAAACATTTGGCAAAATTTCTTTGATTTAGTACAGGGACAAAATGTCCTTCCCCTTCTATAGGTATGCTTGTGATGTTCTGGAAATGGGCAATTATTAAACCACTTTCGTGAATGTAATCATGTAATACATTTATACATTGATGTAATATTTTCATTGTAAATGTAACCCTCTATGTCGAATTGACATCAAAATAATATAAGGATATTGATAAttgcatatttaattttttttccatggCTTGAATAAATTTTATTGGCATGACCACAAGTATCTTACATGGAATGCATAATATTCAATTGacgttttttattttcttcatacTCAGTACATAAAATTAACTATAGATCTTATTTAAGAGGAATGAAAAATATATGGTCACTTCAACCAATAATTTTTTCTATGTAACTCACATCCATTTTTACTCCAAGATTTTTACTGTATTGGTTGCGAGGGATACTTAATCAATATATGCAACTCACATTCACTTACTCCATGAGTCAGTAAAATATATGGTCACTTCAACCGATAATAATTTTTTGTACAGTACTACAGACTctgactttttatttttatttttttaaagttcCATAATTTTATAAATCAAGAGGTGGAAACCCATTTTTAGTACAAAACATAGCATCTTATTTGATCAACAAAGCTGTATTAGGAGGATCAGATTCTACCAAAACATGATCCTGATAGTGAAAAGCCATATGGGCAATAAACTCAGCAACATCATTGACTATTTACGACAATTAGTAGAATTTAAATTCCTAAAGAAGGATGAAAGAAGTTTGCAATCCTGCACAATTCTAGCAAAGAAGTTGTTGAAAGGCACGAGTTTGGTCCATGCTTGGTAAAGTTGTATGCAGTTTGTTTAAACTTCGAGATAATGAAACTCGAGATCCTAGGCCAAGAGAAGGAACCAACGTAGTCCTAGTGCTTCAGCAATTACAAGTTCATGCATAGAGGGAAGAAATTTGCAACCTGCAGCAAGGGAGAAACCTTCATGGTCTCTGAAAATAACGCTCAAACTCGTTCCTCTTGAGGCTCTGATGGATGCGTTAATGTTAGCTTTGATGGTGTCTCCCTGTAGAGCGTGCCAATGGGGAGGTggaggggtttagggtttaggggggCATAGGCTCGGGTTGTTTGGGGCTCTGGACTCCGACTTGGGAGGTACATAAGTGAGGCCTGTAGAACCACTTGGTTAGGGGGAGTTCTCTTGGTTTCAAACAACCACAAATTCCTTCTTTTCCAAATTGCCCATATGAGTGAGAAAAGCCAAGGGAGGCCTTCGTTAGGTAGACTTGACATCATAAGCTCCAACCAACATCTGAATGATGAGACATCTTTCACGGGGATATGGAGGCCTAGAGGAGACAAACACCATATTCTTTTTAACTTCAAGGCAAGTAAGCAGGACGTGGCCAACTGATTCTGGGGCTTCCCCACACATAGGACAGGTTTGACCCA contains:
- the LOC130726609 gene encoding GDSL esterase/lipase At2g42990-like, which gives rise to MRPSRMEKMYTLWLFLIEIFLHVSTSSSGKVPAIIVFGDSSVDSGNNNFILTMAKSNFEPYGRDFPDGNPTGRFSNGRIAPDFISEAFGLKPTIPAYLDPAYSISDFASGVCFASAGTGYDNSTSNVADVIPLWKEVEYYKDYRQKLVAYLGDEKANEIVKEALYLVSIGTNDFLENYYTFPERRCQFPSVQQYEDFLIGLAENFIKQIYELGARKISLTGCPPMGCLPLERAVNILDHHGCSEEYNNVALEFNGKLGLLVKKMNKELPGLQLVDANAYDMLLQIVTQPSYFGFEVAGVGCCGTGRFEMGYMCDPKSPFTCTDANKYVFWDAFHPSQKTSQIVSNYLIEKHLAKFL